gggcGACATCCGAGTCTTGCGCGGCCACCAGCTCTCCATCACGTGTTTGGTCGTCACCCCCGACGACTTGGCCATCTTTTCCGCCGCCAAAGACTGCACCATCATTAAGTGTGAGTgggtgcctgggggtgggggcgctggtctgggaggaaggaggggttgGCAAGCTGAGCCCCGGTGGGGAAGCTTCTAGAGGCAGGCTTGCTCCCTTGGAAGTGTTTCTGGGTGACAGTGGGTGCCTCTGCCCTGGAGCGGGGCCCGTGAGCTTCTTGTCGCTGTCGTCGGAGACCAGTgagcagaggcagggtggggactTAATGGGGATCCGTGCTGCTGGTGGGCGGCTGGGCGAGGGCGCCTGAGGCTCGCACCGCCCTGGGGCTGAGCTCCGGCCCGGACTTTTCCCGTGGCCCCACGCTGCCCTGGTGGGGAGGTCGCCAGCCCGCCGTGCCCCGTCTTAGTGCCCCTCTGCTCCCGGTGTCAGGGAGTGTGGAGAGTGGACGGAAGCTTCACGTGATCCCACGAGCCAAGAAGGGTGCGGAGGGGCAGCCCCCGGGCCACAGCAGCCACGTGCTCTGCATGGCCATCTCCTCTGACGGCAAGTACCTCGTAAGGCGTggtgggccctgggggtgggggaggggttcggGCACCCAGTGGGTGCCCGCCTGTGGCCACTGTCCTCCTCCCTGCAGGCCTCAGGCGACCGCAGCAAGCTCATCCTCATCTGGGAGGCCCAGAGCTGCAGGCACCTGTACACCTTCACGGGACACCGGGACGCCGTGTCGGTGAGCAGTGGGGCCTCCTCGGGCAGGCGTGGTCCGGGCttggtgctgggccctgggggtggggcgaaGGGGGCAGGGGGTTGCCGTCCTCGGGGAACCTGTGCCGTGGCGTAGCGAGTGGCACTGTCAAAGTCACGAGCGGGGTAAAGGGataggagggggcggggcctgagccaGCTCCCCCAGGAGACAGGGGGGCCTCTGACAAGTCAGCAGCTGCTCGCGGGCAGGCGGGctcagggcggggctgggggtggggtgcggggtcGGCTCCCTGTGCCGGTGTGGCCTGCTTTTCAGGAAGCCCCCTCCGGGCCTGGCCTCCGGGCCGCGTGCTGTagcccaggcccctctgccctctctccgCACCCCCAGGGGCTGGCGTTCCGCAGGGGCACCCACCAGCTCTACAGCACGTCCCACGACCGCTCCGTGAAGGTGTGGAACGTGGCGGAGAACTCCTACGTGGAGACACTGTGAGTgtgcccggggggcggggggtgtgtgGGTGCATGCGTGCCTGCATGCGAGCGTGCGAGTTCACGGTGACCCCGTCTGCCCCCCCTCCAGCTTCGGGCACCAGGACGCGGTGGCCGCCCTGGACGCCCTGAGCAGGGAGTGCTGCGTGACGGCGGGGGGCCGCGACGGGACCGTGCGGGTGTGGAAGATCCCCGAGGAGTCCCAGCTCGTCTTCTACGGCCACCAGTAAGGCGGCGACTGCACCGGGCGGGGGCCCCGTGGGCTGGGGGGGGGACCCGGGCTGCGCCCCTCACTGCCCCTTCCTCCAGGGGCTCCATCGACAGCATCCAGCTCGTCAATGAGGAGCACATGGTGTCGGGCGCGGATGACGGGTAAGGGCTGCCCCTGGGTGTCTCCCGCCACCGCGCTGCTCCTGCGCCCCCTGCTCAGAGGCAGGGGCGACCCCCACCCGTACGTGCGGACACCAGGGGCGAGCTCAGGCGGCTTCGCCTGCGTCCCGTGGCCGGTGGGCACTGGGTCCCCTCCCACCGTGCGGCCTTTCTGCCCCGCCCCTCACGGAcccgctccctgcccccagctctgtgGCCCTGTGGGGCCTCTCCAAGAAACGGCCGCTTGCCCTGCGGCGTGAGGCCCATGGGCTGCGCGGGGAGCCGGGCCTGGAGCAGCCCTTCTGGGTGTCGTCGGTGGCGGCCCTGCTCAACACGGACCTGGTGGCCACAGGTGAGCGCCCTGCCCGGCAGCGAGGGgggcccccccgggggggggggggcgggggcggcgctCACTCTCTCCCCGGCCCCCAGGCTCCCACAGCTCCTGCGTGCGGCTCTGGCAGTGCGGCGAGGGCTTCCGGCAGCTCGACCTTCTCTTCGACATCCCCCTGGTGAGGGGCCTGAGTGCCCAGCCCGTTGGGCTGTCCGTGCCTTCTCTTTACAGCCCAGCTCCTCACTCGGTCCTGGCCGGAGCCCTCCCTCcgtcttccccctcttccccctctctcccctcctctgctgcctcgccctgccctgccctgccctgccctgcatgcTGGGGTGCCGGGCGGGGAGCAGCCCGGGCCCTGTGTTGGTTTCGTGTGGCTGGAGCCAGATGGATGCCAAGCGAGGGCGTGCCACCTTGGGTGACCTCGGAGAGAGGCGGGTCTGTCAGTGACACGGGGTCCCCGGGGCCCCACAGCCAGGAGCCAGGCCCCGGGCCACACCGACATCCTAGGCATCTGTGGTCTCCTTAACCCTCCCGAAGCTTCCCCGTCCCACCCGCGTGGAGGCTGAGGCCCTGAGGGGTCCCGGGCTGGCCCAGGCGGcgggaggtggggcagggcttGAACCCAGGTCTGGGGAGGCCAGGCCCTGGATGGTGGTGCTCatgctgtggtggtggggggggggtctgttcTCACATCCCCTGCGTTGTCCCCCCTTTCTCAGGTGGGCTTTATCAATAGCCTCAAGTTCTCCAGCTCCGGGGACTTCCTGGTGgccggggtggggcaggagcacAGGTATGGGGCCCcctgcagggtgtggggggggaggtgGCACTTGGTTGGTGGCTGGGCAGGAATGGGGGGCGGGACGGCAGGGGGGCGGCTGCGCTGGCCTCAGCTCCTCCCTCACCCCCGCAGGCTGGGCCGCTGGTGGCGGATCAAAGAGGCCCGGAACTCCGTCTGCATCATCCCTCTGCCAAGGGCCCCCAGGCCCACAGCCGCAGGCTCCTGACAACCCCCCCCCCTTATTTAAGTCCTTCCCAGGCCATGCCCGCCCTCTTTGTATTAAAAGTCTCCTCTTTTGGGCCGTGTCTCCTGCAGcttcttgggtgggtggggagggagggagggagggaaggaaggagggggtggaagggACTGTGGGTTGGAAAAGGCCCGGGGAGGGCCGCCTGAGGCTTCTTGTCCTTTTCCAGGAACAGGGGGCTGGCGCTGTCAGCCGGCTCCTGGTCCCTGAGTGTCCCCTGTGGCCCCACTgggccagctccctgccctctgctccagGCAGGCTGGGAGGGCTCAGAAGCTGCTGACCCCTCAGCCAGAAGCCCCACGCATGTCCGAGCATGTGTAAGGGCGGCTGTGGGTCCGAACTGAAATGAAGACAGCCAGGCCTCCAAGTCAGGCTGGCCTGCCTCAACCAGGCTGGGGCGGTGAGCTGGAGGGGACAgactgccctggccaggctgcgTGACTCGTCCCAGCAGTGACCCTGCCTGGTACACGTGTCAGGAACG
This DNA window, taken from Phyllostomus discolor isolate MPI-MPIP mPhyDis1 chromosome 7, mPhyDis1.pri.v3, whole genome shotgun sequence, encodes the following:
- the RRP9 gene encoding U3 small nucleolar RNA-interacting protein 2, yielding MPATAVARKRGKPASGERAGAGAGKRRRKADSSGDKGKSKGGGKMNEEISSDSESESVAPRRAEEEEQEELEETAQERKLRLAKLYLEQLREQEEEKAEAQEFAEDQVAGRLKEDVLEQRGRLQKSVAKEIQAPAPGDIRVLRGHQLSITCLVVTPDDLAIFSAAKDCTIIKWSVESGRKLHVIPRAKKGAEGQPPGHSSHVLCMAISSDGKYLASGDRSKLILIWEAQSCRHLYTFTGHRDAVSGLAFRRGTHQLYSTSHDRSVKVWNVAENSYVETLFGHQDAVAALDALSRECCVTAGGRDGTVRVWKIPEESQLVFYGHQGSIDSIQLVNEEHMVSGADDGSVALWGLSKKRPLALRREAHGLRGEPGLEQPFWVSSVAALLNTDLVATGSHSSCVRLWQCGEGFRQLDLLFDIPLVGFINSLKFSSSGDFLVAGVGQEHRLGRWWRIKEARNSVCIIPLPRAPRPTAAGS